From one Lolium rigidum isolate FL_2022 chromosome 4, APGP_CSIRO_Lrig_0.1, whole genome shotgun sequence genomic stretch:
- the LOC124706339 gene encoding dnaJ homolog subfamily C GRV2-like translates to MDFASRHTASAPPPAAGADASSSAVTEEPEYLARYFVVKHSWRGRYRRILCIEASGVVTLDPGTLAVTNSYDFGAEFDRAAPDSNANEFTLSVRTDGKGKFKAMRFSSPLRAGILTELHRLRPVHPVVEFPVLHLRRRSQEWAPFKIKVTSLGIELLEVHSGNLRWCLDFRDMDSPAILLMGDSYGRRNAEGGGFVLCPLYGRKSKAFMAASGSTNTVIISYLTKTAKSSIGLSLSVDNSQSMTAADFIARRANEAVGAAETRHGEWSVIRLRPAAHGTACIESLSLGIGPRGGLGEQGDSVSRQLVLTNTSLVERRPENYEATIVRPLSAVSALVRFAEEPQMFAFEFNDGCPMHVYASTSRDNLIATVLDVLQTQRQCAIPVLPRLTMPGHRIDPPCGASDLQIPHHAAVDMEAANMYIKHLAAVAKEAVASSDTIPGAKIRLWRRIREFNACIPYTGVPINIEVPEVVLMALISLLPATPQNLPADAPPLPPPSPKAAATIMGFVACLRRLLTSRSVSSHVMAFPVAVGRIMGLLRNGSEGVAAEAAGLVAMLIGGGPGDTSMLMDTRGESHATYMHAKSVLFAQPIYVPVLVSRLKPLSVSPLLSLSVVEILEAMLCDPHGETTQHATFVELLRQVAGLRRRLFALFGHPAESVRETISVIMRTIAEEDAIAAESMRDAALKDGALLRHLLNAFFFPAGERRDVSRQLVALWADSYQPALDLLSRILPPGLVAYLHTRSDEDSQNQYDEVPLSRRQRRILQQRRALGGKSAETPEQGMPPNSVDDGDFFRHASASPYGGGADVHQRHVSQYSTAHALSPASIDPSRAVPHGAVPEAVPENHQLGIPQLNSHPYSVDSTANGDLIESSHSDFSVPAQVVVENTPVGSGRLLCNWYGFWRAFGLDHNRADLIWNERTRQELREALQTEVHNLDVEKERTDDIVPGSSVSEDDGSSDTLPRISWNYAEFLVSYPSLSKEVCVGQYYLRLLLESGSNYRAQDFPLRDPVAFFRALYHRFLCDADIGLTVDGAVPDELGSSDDWCDMGRLDGFGGGGGSSVRDLCSRAMAIVYEQHYKVIGPFDGTAHITVLLDRTDDRALRHRLLLLLKAFMNDLSNVEACVLVGGCVLAVDLLTVAHEASERTAIPLQSNLIASTAFMEPSKEWMYIDKDGTKVGPLEKDAIRRLWSKKSIDWTTKCWASSMSDWKRLRDIRELRWALSVRTPVLTSTQIGDAALSILHSMASAHSDLDDAGEIVTPTPMVKRILSSPRCLPHVAQAILTGEPSIVEVSASLLKAIVTRNPKAMIRLYSTGAFYFALAYPGSNLLSIAQLFSATHTHQAFHGGEEAAVSSSLPLAKRSVLGGLLPESLLYVLERSGPSAFAAAMVSDSDTPEIIWTHKMRAEHLIRQVLQHLGDFSQKLAQHCHSLYDYAPMPPVTYPNLKDEMWCHRYYLRNLCDDIRFPNWPIVEHVEFLQSLLAMWREELTRRPMDLSEEEACKILEITLDDLVIGENGSSKKSSELNLANLAKNIENIDEEKLKRQYRKLAIKYHPDKNPEGREKFVAVQKAYERLQASMQGLQGPQVWRLILLLKAQCILYKRYGHVLEPFKYAGYPMLLNAVTVDKDDSNFLSSDRAPLLIAASELIWLTCASSSLNGEELIRDSGIPLLATLLSRCMGIVQPTTPAHEPAARIVTNIMHTFSVLSQFESGRLEILKFGGLVEDIVHCTELEFVPSAVDAALQTAANVSVSSELQNALLAAGFLWFVLPLLLQYDSTAEENETNESHGVGARVQIAKNLHAIHTAQALSKLCGLGGDGIASPSNLPAFNTLRALLTPRLADMLRNYPPKELLSNLNSNLESPEIIWNSSTRGELLKFVDEQRTSQGPDGSYDLTESQSFTYQALSKELNVGDVYLRVYNNQPDYEISDQEGFCIALLKFIAGLVQKWNSINSEENMMHEHDSVIDTSTENGEASDSANEGRENNLNEKDSKDETGVDCEVIMNLRSGLTSLQNLLTSNPGLAAVFASKERLTPLFECLALPVPPDSNIPQICLSVLSLLTKHAPCLEAMVAERTSLILLFQILHCNSSCREGALSVLYSLASRPELAWAAAKHGGVVYILELILPLQEEIPMQQRAAAASLLGKLAGQPMHGPRVAITLARFLPDGLVSAIRDGPGEAVVSSLEQTTETPELVWTPAMAASLSAQLSTMAADLYQEQMKGRLVDWDVPEQPSGQHVMKDEPQVGGIYVRLFLKDPKFPLRNPKRFLEGLLDQYVSSVAATHYEANAVDPELPLLLSAALVSLLRVHPALADHVGYLGYVPKLVAAMAYEGRRDTMASGQDTSRSQAEPIEHENSDSAPETTVQTPQERVRLSCLRVLHQLASSTTCAEAMAATSAGTPQVVALLMKAIGWQGGSILALETLKRVVGAGNRARDALVAQGLKVGLVDVLLGILDWRAGGRQGLCNQMKWNESEASIGRVLAVEVLHAFATEGAHCSKVREILNASDVWSAYKDQKHDLFLPSNAQTSAAGVAGLIESSSSRLTYALTAAPSPQPALVRLPSSSPSPPSGPVNHVNRRHS, encoded by the exons ATGGACTTCGCCAGCCGCCACACCGCCTCGGCCCCGCCGCCCGCGGCCGGGGccgacgcctcctcctccgccgtcaccGAGGAGCCCGAGTACCTCGCCAGGTACTTCGTCGTCAAGCACTCGTGGCGCGGGAGGTACCGCCGGATCCTGTGCATCGAGGCCTCGGGCGTCGTCACGCTCGACCCTGGCACGCTCGCCGTCACCAACTCGTATGATTTCGGCGCCGAATTCGACCGCGCCGCGCCCGACTCCAACGCCAATGAGTTCACGCTCAGTGTCCGCACTGACGGCAAGGGCAAGTTCAAGGCCATGCGCTTCTCCTCGCCGCTTCGCGCCGGGATCCTCACTGAGCTCCACCGCCTGCGCCCCGTGCACCCGGTCGTCGAGTTCCCCGTCCTCCACCTACGCCGCCGCTCACAAGAGTGGGCACCCTTC AAAATTAAGGTCACTTCGTTGGGAATTGAGCTCCTCGAAGTACATTCTGGTAATCTGCGCTGGTGCTTGGACTTTAGAGATATGGATTCTCCTGCTATCTTGCTCATGGGGGATAGCTACGGGAGGAGGAATGCTGAAGGTGGAGGCTTTGTACTATGCCCTCTTTATGGAAGGAAGTCGAAAGCATTTATGGCTGCATCAGGCAGTACAAACACTGTGATTATATCATATTTG ACAAAAACTGCCAAGTCATCGATTGGATTATCTCTCTCCGTGGACAATTCACAGTCAATGACAGCTGCTGACTTTATAGCTAGGAGAG CTAATGAGGCAGTTGGAGCCGCTGAAACTCGACATGGAGAATGGTCAGTAATAAGATTACGTCCTGCTGCACATGGCACTGCTTGTATTGAGAGCTTGAGTTTGGGTATTGGACCACGGGGAGGACTTGGAGAACAGGGTGATTCTGTTTCTCGACAGCTCGTTCTTACGAACACATCACTTGTCGAAAGACGCCCTGAGAATTACGAG GCTACCATTGTCCGACCTCTCTCAGCAGTAAGCGCCCTTGTACGATTTGCAGAAGAGCCACAGATGTTTGCATTTGAGTTCAATGATGGTTGCCCAATGCAT GTATATGCAAGTACGTCCCGTGATAATTTAATTGCAACAGTTCTTGATGTTTTACAAACACAG AGGCAGTGTGCAATTCCAGTGCTGCCAAGGTTGACTATGCCTGGTCATCGTATAGATCCACCTTGTGGGGCCTCCGATCTTCAGATACCCCATCATGCCGCTGTTGATATGGAAGCTGCTAACATGTACATAAAACATTTAGCTGCAGTTGCAAAAGAGGCTGTAGCTTCATCTGACACTATTCCTGGAGCAAAAATCAGATTATGGCGTAGAATAAGGGAATTTAATGCATGCATACCATATACTGGAGTACCCATCAATATTGAAGTGCCTGAGGTGGTCCTAATGGCTTTAATTAGTCTTCTTCCAGCCACACCACAAAACCTTCCTGCGGatgctcctcctcttccacctccatCACCAAAAGCAGCAGCTACAATAATGGGTTTTGTTGCATGCTTACGAAGGCTACTTACATCAAGAAGTGTGTCATCACATGTGATGGCATTTCCTGTTGCTGTTGGGAGAATAATGGGTTTGCTTAGGAATGGCTCAGAGGGAGTGGCAGCCGAGGCTGCAGGGCTTGTGGCTATGCTAATTGGTGGTGGTCCTGGTGATACATCGATGTTGATGGATACAAGGGGAGAGTCCCATGCTACTTACATGCATGCTAAGTCTGTACTCTTTGCACAACCGATCTATGTTCCAGTCCTTGTTAGCAGATTGAAGCCATTATCTGTTTCACCATTACTTTCTCTGTCTGTTGTGGAAATCCTTGAGGCTATGCtttgtgatccccatggtgaaacaaccCAACATGCTACATTTGTTGAGTTATTACGTCAAGTTGCTGGTTTACGCCGTCGATTGTTCGCATTATTTGGACACCCTGCTGAAAGTGTAAGAGAGACCATTTCTGTTATTATGCGTACAATTGCCGAGGAAGATGCAATAGCAGCGGAGTCTATGCGCGATGCTGCCTTGAAGGATGGTGCGCTTCTCAGGCATTTGCTAAATGCTTTCTTCTTCCCTGCCGGTGAGCGGCGTGATGTTAGTCGGCAGCTTGTTGCTCTGTGGGCTGATTCTTACCAACCTGCGTTGGATTTGCTGTCAAGAATACTTCCTCCTGGACTTGTTGCTTATCTTCATACGAGGTCAGATGAAGATTCTCAGAACCAGTATGACGAAGTACCACTAAGCAGAAGGCAGAGGCGAATACTTCAGCAGAGGAGGGCTCTTGGTGGTAAGAGTGCGGAAACACCAGAGCAAGGAATGCCCCCAAATAGTGTGGATGATGGAGATTTCTTCAGGCACGCCAGTGCGAGTCCTTATGGAGGAGGAGCGGATGTCCATCAGAGACATGTCAGTCAGTACTCAACTGCCCACGCCCTCTCTCCTGCTAGTATTGACCCTTCTCGTGCAGTTCCACATGGTGCTGTACCTGAGGCTGTTCCTGAAAATCATCAACTTGGAATACCGCAGCTGAATTCACACCCTTATTCAGTGGACTCCACTGCCAATGGTGACCTTATTGAGTCGTCACATTCAGATTTCTCAGTTCCTGCACAGGTTGTGGTGGAAAACACTCCTGTGGGATCTGGCAGGCTACTGTGTAACTGGTATGGATTTTGGAGAGCGTTCGGTCTAGATCACAATAGAGCAGATTTGATCTGGAACGAACGCACAAGACAAGAATTAAGGGAAGCATTGCAAACTGAAGTTCATAACCTTGATGTTGAAAAAGAAAGAACAGATGATATTGTCCCTGGAAGTTCAGTCAGTGAGGATGATGGTAGTAGTGACACTTTACCGCGAATTTCCTGGAATTATGCTGAATTTTTGGTTAGCTACCCTAGCTTGTCGAAAGAAGTCTGTGTGGGGCAATATTACTTGCGGTTGCTGCTTGAAAGTGGAAGCAACTACCGAGCACAGGATTTTCCACTACGTGACCCTGTTGCTTTTTTTAGAGCTCTATACCATCGTTTCTTGTGCGATGCAGATATTGGTCTCACTGTGGATGGTGCAGTTCCTGATGAACTGGGTTCATCTGATGATTGGTGTGACATGGGAAGATTGGATGGctttggtggaggtggaggttcgTCAGTAAGAGATCTTTGCTCAAGGGCAATGGCTATAGTTTATGAACAACATTACAAAGTTATTGGGCCTTTTGATGGTACAGCACATATTACAGTTCTCTTAGACAGAACAGATGATAGGGCTTTAAGGCACCGATTGCTACTTCTGTTAAAG GCCTTCATGAATGATCTTTCAAATGTTGAAGCGTGTGTTCTTGTTGGAGGCTGTGTTTTGGCTGTTGATTTGTTAACTGTCGCTCATGAAGCATCTGAGCGGACAGCTATTCCTCTGCAGTCTAATCTCATTGCATCAACCGCATTTATGGAACCTTCGAAAGAGTGGATGTATATTGACAAAGATGGTACAAAAGTTGGCCCACTTGAAAAGGATGCTATTAGAAGGCTGTGGTCAAAGAAGTCAATTGATTGGACAACAAAATGTTGGGCTTCCAGTATGTCTGACTGGAAAAGATTACGTGACATCCGAGAGCTGCGTTGGGCACTTTCTGTTAGAACACCTGTTCTGACTTCTACTCAG ATTGGGGATGCCGCATTGTCTATATTGCATAGTATGGCGTCTGCACATTCTGATCTTGATGATGCGGGGGAGATAGTTACCCCAACTCCTATGGTGAAACGTATATTGTCAAGTCCAAGATGCCTTCCTCATGTTGCTCAG GCCATCCTTACTGGGGAACCAAGCATTGTTGAAGTATCTGCCTCTTTGCTTAAGGCTATTGTCACAAGAAACCCCAAAGCTATGATTCGATTATATAGTACCGGCGCCTTCTACTTTGCTTTGGCATACCCTGGTTCAAATCTCCTATCAATCGCACAACTTTTTTCAGCCACACATACTCATCAAGCCTTTCATGGTGGTGAAGAGGCAGCCGTATCTTCATCATTGCCTTTGGCAAAGCGTAGTGTACTAGGTGGCCTGCTCCCAGAATCATTGTTGTATGTGTTGGAACGCAGTggcccttctgcttttgctgccgCAATGGTGTCTGATTCTGACACACCAGAAATTATATGGACCCACAAGATGAGGGCAGAACATCTTATCCGCCAG GTTCTGCAGCATCTGGGTGATTTTTCTCAAAAATTGGCTCAACATTGCCATTCATTGTATGATTATGCTCCTATGCCACCTGTGACCTACCCGAATCTGAAGGATGAGATGTGGTGCCATCGTTACTACCTACGGAACCTATGTGATGATATCAGGTTTCCCAACTGGCCCATTGTTGAACACGTAGAGTTCTTACAGTCATTACTGGCAATGTGGCGTGAAGAGTTAACTCGCCGTCCAATGGATTTGTCTGAAGAAGAAGCCTGCAAGATACTGGAGATTACTCTTGATGATCTTGTAATCGGTGAGAATGGTAGTAGCAAGAAGTCGTCCGAGTTAAATTTGGCCAATTTGGCAAAAAACATTGAAAACATTGACGAAGAGAAGCTTAAGCGCCAATATCGGAAGCTGGCAATAAAATACCATCCAGACAAGAACCCTGAGGGAAGAGAAAAATTTGTTGCTGTACAAAAGGCTTACGAGCGATTGCAG GCAAGTATGCAAGGATTGCAGGGACCACAGGTCTGGAGGCTGATACTGTTGCTTAAGGCACAGTGCATCTTGTACAAGAGATATGGACATGTCTTGGAACCATTCAAATATGCTGGCTATCCTATGTTGCTAAATGCAGTTACTGTAGACAAGGATGATAGCAATTTTCTTTCATCTGATAGGGCCCCTCTTTTGATAGCCGCTTCAGAGCTAATTTGGCTGAC AtgtgcatcatcatcattaaatGGAGAAGAGCTTATACGAGACAGTGGTATCCCATTGTTGGCAACACTGCTTTCACGTTGCATGGGCATCGTTCAGCCCACAACTCCGGCACATGAACCAGCAGCAAGAATAGTCACCAACATAATGCACACATTCTCAGTGCTCAGCCAGTTTGAGTCAGGAAGACTTGAGATTCTTAAGTTTGGTGGCCTTGTCGAGGACATTGTGCACTGTACAGAACTTGAATTTGTTCCCTCAGCTGTGGATGCTGCTCTGCAGACAGCTGCTAATGTTTCAGTTTCATCTGAACTACAAAATGCTCTTCTAGCAGCTGGCTTTTTATG GTTTGTCTTGCCCTTACTGCTTCAATACGATTCGACAGCAGAGGAGAATGAGACAAATGAATCACATGGTGTTGGGGCAAGGGTGCAGATTGCCAAAAATCTTCATGCAATACATACAGCTCAAGCTTTGTCAAAGCTTTGTGGCCTTGGTGGTGACGGAATAGCAAGCCCATCTAACCTTCCTGCTTTCAATACACTAAGAGCACTTCTTACTCCCAGGCTTGCTGATATGCTGAGAAACTACCCACCCAAAGAGCTATTATCTAATCTGAATTCAAACTTGGAGTCACCAGAG ATTATATGGAATTCTTCAACCAGAGGAGAGCTCCTCAAATTTGTAGATGAGCAGCGAACTAGTCAAGGTCCTGATGGTTCGTACGATTTGACAGAATCACAGTCTTTCACCTATCAAGCTTTGTCAAAAGAATTGAATGTTGGTGATGTCTACTTGAGGGTTTACAACAATCAGCCAGATTATGAAATAAGTGACCAGGAAGGCTTTTGCATTGCTCTGCTTAAGTTTATAGCAGGGTTAGTACAAAAGTGGAATTCCATAAATTCGGAGGAAAACATGATGCATGAACATGATTCGGTGATTGATACATCTACGGAAAATGGTGAAGCCAGTGACTCAGCCAATGAAGGAAGAGAGAATAATTTGAATGAAAAAGACAGCAAAGATGAAACTGGTGTAGACTGTGAAGTGATTATGAACCTCAGAAGTGGATTAACATCGCTTCAG AATCTTCTGACAAGTAATCCGGGCTTGGCTGCCGTTTTTGCTTCCAAGGAACGATTGACACCTCTCTTTGAATGCCTTGCGCTGCCTGTCCCTCCTGACAGCAATATCCCACAAATTTGTTTAAGTGTTCTTTCTCTCTTGACAAAGCATGCTCCTTGTTTGGAGGCCATGGTTGCAGAAAGGACGAGTCTCATTTTGCTATTTCAGATACTCCACTGCAATTCTTCTTGCAGGGAGGGAGCACTTTCTGTGCTCTATTCTTTGGCAAGTAGACCAGAGTTGGCTTGGGCTGCTGCCAAGCATGGTGGTGTAGTGTACATTCTCGAACTTATCTTACCACTTCAAG AGGAAATCCCTATGCAGCAAAGAGCTGCAGCTGCATCCTTATTGGGCAAACTTGCTGGGCAGCCAATGCATGGTCCTAGAGTGGCCATCACACTTGCTAGATTCTTGCCCGATGGTTTGGTTTCTGCAATTAGAGATGGACCTGGTGAAGCTGTCGTTTCGTCTCTTGAACAGACGACAGAAACTCCTGAACTTGTATGGACACCTGCAATGGCAGCTTCTCTTTCTGCGCAGCTGTCTACGATGGCGGCAGACCTCTACCAAGAGCAGATGAAAGGACGCCTTGTTGATTGGGATGTGCCGGAACAACCATCTGGACAACATGTAATGAAGGATGAACCACAG GTTGGTGGAATTTATGTGAGACTCTTCCTAAAGGATCCCAAGTTTCCACTGAGAAACCCTAAAAGATTCCTTGAAGGGCTCCTAGACCAGTATGTTTCCTCAGTTGCTGCTACCCACTATGAAGCAAATGCTGTTGATCCAGAACTTCCTTTGCTGCTTTCTGCTGCACTTGTTTCCTTGTTGCGTGTTCACCCGGCACTTGCAGACCATGTTGGTTACCTAGGCTATGTTCCAAAGCTGGTTGCAGCTATGGCTTATGAGGGAAGAAGGGACACTATGGCATCCGGGCAGGACACAAGTAGATCGCAAGCAGAACCTATTGAGCATGAAAACTCTGATAGTGCCCCTGAGACCACCGTGCAGACTCCACAAGAGCGGGTTCGCCTTAGTTGTTTGCGAGTACTACATCAGTTGGCGTCTAGCACAACTTGTGCTGAAGCTATGGCAGCAACGAGTGCAGGAACTCCTCAG GTTGTTGCACTGCTTATGAAAGCAATTGGATGGCAAGGTGGAAGTATACTGGCGTTAGAGACACTAAAGCGTGTCGTTGGCGCTGGTAATCGTGCCAGAGATGCGCTTGTTGCACAGGGGTTAAA GGTTGGTCTTGTTGATGTGCTCCTTGGCATTCTCGACTGGCGAGCTGGTGGAAGGCAGGGACTCTGTAACCAAATGAAGTGGAATGAATCAGAGGCTTCAATTGGTCGTGTATTAGCAGTGGAG GTACTTCATGCTTTTGCAACGGAAGGAGCACATTGTTCTAAAGTTCGAGAAATCCTTAATGCTTCTGAC GTATGGAGCGCTTACAAAGACCAGAAGCATGATCTGTTCCTTCCATCCAATGCACAGACTTCCGCTGCCGGAGTTGCAGGCCTCATTGAGAGCTCATCTTCAAGGCTCACATATGCcctcacggcggcgccatcgcctCAACCTGCCCTGGTCCGTCTACCGTCCTCGTCTCCTTCTCCTCCGTCAGGTCCTGTAAATCATGTCAACCGGCGACATTCTTAG
- the LOC124706340 gene encoding transcription factor MYC2-like yields MNLWTDDNASMMEAFMASADLPTFPWGAAATPPPPAAVPLPLPQPAFSNDTLQQRLQAIIEGSRDTWTYAIFWQSSADATAGASLLGWGDGYYKGCDDADKRRHQPTPASAAEQDHRKRVLRELNSLIAGGGAAATDEAVEEEVTDTEWFFLVSMTQSFPNGSGIPGQTLYAGNPTWIATGLASAPCERARQAYAFGLRTMVCLPVGSGVLELGATDVIFQTADSIGRIRSLFNLNGGGGGAGSGGTSWPPVAPLPPPPQQQQQPVVVDQAETDPSVLWLTDAPVGDMKDSSISPPSVEISVSKPPPPQPQQPSSQIHHFENGSSSTLTENLQHQQQPPPPQRQNQNNQYQLQQQHQLHQQQQHLQQQHQLQLQHQQAQQGGPFRRELNFSDFASNASVAVTPPFFKPESGEILNFGADSTGRRNPSPAPPAAASLTTAPGSLFSQHTATVTAPPPSDVKNNPKRSMEATSRASNTNHHPAATANDGMLSFSSAPTTTRPSTGTGAPAKSESDHSDLEASVREVESSRVVPPPEEKRPRKRGRKPANGREEPLNHVEAERQRREKLNQRFYALRAVVPNVSKMDKASLLGDAISYINELRGKMTALESDKDTLHSQVEALKKERDARPAAPPSSSAMMHDTGARCHAVEIEAKILGLEAMIRVQCHKRNHPAAKLMTALRELDLDVYHASVSVVKDIMIQQVAVKMATRVYSQDQLNAALYGRLAEPGAGMPIR; encoded by the coding sequence ATGAACCTGTGGACGGACGACAACGCCTCCATGATGGAGGCCTTCATGGCCTCCGCCGACCTGCCCACCTTCCCctggggcgccgccgccacccctccccctcccgccgccgtccccctccccctcccccagcCCGCCTTCAGCAACGACACGCTGCAGCAGCGCCTGCAGGCCATCATCGAGGGCTCGCGCGACACCTGGACCTACGCCATCTTCTGGCAGTCCTCCGCCGACGCCACCGCCGGCGCCTCGCTCCTCGGCTGGGGCGACGGCTACTACAAGGGCTGCGACGACGCCGACAAGCGCCGCCACCAGCCCACCCCGGcctccgccgccgagcaggaccacCGCAAGCGCGTGCTCCGCGAGCTCAACTCCctcatcgccggcggcggcgccgccgccaccgacgagGCCGTCGAGGAGGAGGTCACCGACACCGAGTGGTTCTTCCTCGTCTCCATGACGCAGTCCTTCCCCAACGGCTCCGGCATCCCCGGCCAGACCCTCTACGCCGGCAACCCCACCTGGATCGCCACGGGGCTCGCCAGCGCGCCATGCGAGCGGGCCAGGCAGGCCTACGCCTTCGGCCTCCGCACCATGGTATGCCTCCCCGTCGGCTCCGGCGTGCTCGAGCTCGGCGCCACCGACGTCATCTTCCAGACCGCCGACAGCATCGGCAGGATCCGCTCACTCTTCAACctcaacggcggcggcggaggcgccggCTCGGGGGGAACCTCCTGGCCGCCCGTCGCGCCGCTGCCGCccccgccgcagcagcagcagcagccggtggTGGTGGACCAGGCGGAGACGGATCCGTCCGTGCTCTGGCTCACCGACGCGCCCGTCGGGGACATGAAGGACTCCTCCATCTCCCCGCCATCCGTCGAGATCTCCGTCTCCAAGCCTCCCCCTCCACAACCACAACAACCGTCGTCTCAGATCCACCACTTCGAGAACGGAAGCTCCAGCACGCTCACCGAGAACCTCCAGCACCAGCAGCAACCTCCGCCACCGCAGCGCCAGAACCAGAACAACCAGTACCAGCTCCAGCAACAACACCAGctccaccagcagcagcagcacctgcAGCAGCAGCACCAGCTGCAGCTCCAGCACCAGCAAGCCCAGCAGGGCGGGCCCTTCCGGCGGGAGCTCAACTTCTCGGACTTCGCATCCAACGCGTCCGTCGCGGTGACCCCGCCCTTCTTCAAGCCGGAGTCGGGCGAGATCCTCAACTTCGGGGCCGACAGCACGGGCCGGAGGAACCCGTCGCCGGCGCCCCCCGCCGCGGCCAGCCTCACCACCGCGCCGGGGAGCCTCTTCTCGCAGCACACGGCCACCGTCACGGCCCCTCCTCCCAGCGACGTCAAGAACAACCCCAAGCGGTCCATGGAGGCCACCTCCCGCGCCAGCAACACCAACCACCACCCGGCGGCCACGGCCAACGACGGCATGCTCTCCTTCTCGTCCGCGCCCACCACCACGCGCCCCTCCACGGGGACCGGCGCGCCGGCCAAGTCCGAGTCCGACCACTCGGACCTGGAGGCGTCCGTCCGCGAGGTCGAGAGCAGCCGCGTCGTCCCGCCGCCCGAGGAGAAGCGGCCCCGCAAGCGCGGCCGGAAGCCCGCCAACGGCCGCGAGGAGCCGCTCAACCACGTcgaggcggagcggcagcgcAGGGAGAAGCTCAACCAGCGATTCTACGCGCTGCGCGCGGTCGTGCCCAACGTGTCCAAGATGGACAAGGCGTCCCTGCTCGGCGACGCCATCTCCTACATCAACGAGCTCCGCGGCAAGATGACGGCGCTCGAGTCCGACAAGGACACGCTCCACTCCCAGGTCGAGGCGCTCAAGAAGGAGCGCGACgcccggccggccgcgccgccgtcgtCATCAGCAATGATGCACGACACCGGGGCGCGCTGCCACGCCGTGGAGATCGAGGCCAAGATCCTGGGGCTGGAGGCCATGATCCGCGTGCAGTGCCACAAGCGCAACCACCCGGCCGCCAAGCTTATGACGGCGCTACGGGAGCTCGACCTGGACGTGTACCACGCCAGCGTCTCCGTCGTCAAGGACATCATGATCCAGCAGGTGGCCGTGAAGATGGCCACCAGGGTCTACTCGCAGGACCAGCTCAACGCCGCGCTCTACGGCCGCCTCGCCGAGCCCGGCGCCGGAATGCCAATTCGGTAA